In Rosa rugosa chromosome 4, drRosRugo1.1, whole genome shotgun sequence, the genomic stretch AAGCATAGGCCGAGTTCTGTAATCTAATTATGAAGTGTTTTGCTTGGTTTCGTTTTGTTGTTCTAACCTTGCTGCATTGTTTTGTGCTCAGATTACAATGATGATGGTGGCAAGGTATTTCAGGCGAACACTATTTGCTGCAGCCAAATCAGAATCTTCTGGTGCTGCTTCTATGGCTAGGACGACGGCCCACAACCCGCTCGAGGAGTTCTTTGAAGCAGATAGGAAGGCTGATGAAGAAAAGCCAGTTGTATATGGTACAATGCTCTTCGTTTTCCTTGTTTTCTGTTCTTCAGTGCATTTATGAATTGGGGGTATTGGAGTGTATATACTTAGCGAGAATCAATTAAAGAAATTCAAAGTGCTAGACAGAGGTAAATTAGGTTCCCTAAACCCTATATGAATGCAGACCTTAAGATGACTCGGATTATGGTTGAATTGTTCATCAGAAAATAACTGCGTTTTCAGTTACATTCTTTTTGTGACTATAAAGAATCTCAATACTGTAAGGTTGGTAGTATGCATTTTGCTGACCTGCACAATTTACATGGTATCTGTATAATCTAGAATTAGAGCTATAGAAGGTAAAGGTATATCATGTGGGTTATTAGTTCAAGAACAGCTGATCGTTGTTGATGTCAAGGATTCTTTTGTCACTGTTTTCGTTTATTATGTTTTCTGGTCAGTGTTATTTAATTAGAATCTCTATACCAATTAGAGCTGAAATGCAGAGAAAGAtcattttttctattatttccAACTTCCAAGGGAATCGAAGTTGCAATAGGAAATGATCAATTACTATATATTGTTCAGTGATTATTTTATCAATGCTATACGGTATTACCAAAAGTCAGGTGATCCCAAAGAAGGAATTTGGTTGCAGCGATACTAGGGATTAAACTCTGTATTAGTTGGATGATCTCGTTCTTAATTAAACTTAATAACTTGCTTTGAAAGTTTAGTCTTACTAGCACTTGAAGAAATTCTATTTGCAACTGTCCAAAACATTTTGCATAATTTCAACTGCTAATATTGACTCTCCAATGTCATGCCGTTCAATGTATTTCCACAACACTGCTTGATGCATTATGTATTGCTTTAGTGATAGATATTTCAGCTATTTCACTGTTTGATGCTTCATTGCTATTAGGTCGAAGTTGGAAGGCTCAGGAACTGCGTCTGAAGTCTTGGGACGATCTCAATAAGCTATGGTTTGTTCTGCTTAAAGAGAAAAACATGCTGATGACTCAACGTCAGATGCTTCACGCACAGAATCTTCGTTTTCCTAATCCTGAGCGCCTTCCCAAAGTATGACCCGCTCTTTTAACCATTTTCTGCTTTGTATCAACAAATAAATACTTGGAAGTTCTTCaacatctcctttacatggacAGTAGTTTCCTTTGTTTATTCTTCCTGCAAATTCTATTATCATGGTTGATTTCTGGTTACTGTCATCATGAAATTCAGGTGAGGAAGTCAATGTGTCGTATCAAGCATGTACTCACTGAGAGAGCAATTGAAGAACCTGATTCAAGGAGGTCTGCTGAGATGAAGAGGATGATAAATGCGTTGTGAGAGCCTCTACACCCATGTATTGGATAGTTGGTGATACTGGCAATGCTGCCTAGCTTCTTTCTCTCCTTGCATGTAGGACTAGAAACTTGTGGTGATCCAAATTAAAAGGAGCAACTTGTAATATTTGATAAAATCTATGATGGCTTTATCTTTCTGTTTTGATGAACTCTTATGGTGGCTTTGTTTCTTTGTGAGCAAAATAATTAATACaatttcttatttcttcttctttttaaatCTGCTGGCTATGAGATCTGATGATCAGATCCAACTAATAAACATTTTAAAACTGATACATAACCATCCACAACTTCAGAAACTAGATTGAAAAGGCAAGCGATATATTCAAAATCATATCCTACATTAAGCGCTCATATGTAACCAAATTCCATATAGTTAACTGACCCTGGAGGAGGGATTGGTACGTTATTTGGTTTAGTGGTATGGAGTCGTGGATTGTGGGATGATCATCCGGCTGGTCATCAAAAGTACTGAGCCAATAAAGAAACACGAAAACAGAAATCACTATAAAAATAAAGACAGGACCAGCGAGGACGAGATATAAGTAATACTTGCAACTATATGCTAAGACACAGGGAGAGCAACTAATAGTCTTCAAAGTACTGGCATTGGTATGCTGGGCAGATTGTCCATTAATCAAAGGAAACTTGAGCTCCAATTCAGATTTGAACTCCAACTCCTCCTTTGAATATATTGTCTTGTCCGGCCACGTAGTGTTCCTAGGAGGCGACATTGAGTAGTAGAGCTGGGCGAACATACGATCATCTGTAATAGCAGCAGCTCCTCCGTGGCCATTGGAAAGATTTAGGCCGTCCACTGGTGGAGGATCGATCACCAAAACGTCATATTCTCCTATCAACGAATGCGTCAATGACAGAAGATCAGTTGTCTTAGTCAACTCTTTCCGCGGTAGAAGGAGCTCAAATCCACCTTGTTTTTGTAAAAAGCCACAAGTTTAACATCATCATAATGTATGAAGTCGTAGTTCTTGTCGGGTTTGCGGACTGTGATGTTGAGGCTGAGATTGTACTGGTAGTGCGTGAAAGTTGTTAGTGCCATCGATGTAGGTGGTGGCCGTGAAGTTGAACTCGGTGAGAGGAATGAGCTATATCAAAGAGAAACTCATAGGGTAATGGATTgataggtgaaaagaaaattgtGATAAGAAACAGTCATGGGAATGAAGGTCATGCGCACAAGGGTGGTATATAAGGTCTACCCTAgcgtcatctctctctctctctctctctctctctgtatgtacacacacacacacatatataagtGTTAAAGTTATAATTACTGATTCTGCGGATTCTTCTGCACTTCTTTTGGTTATTAGAGCTGAAATGCATAGAAAAGTCAATGTTTCTATTAGTTCTGACTTTCAAGAAAATTGAAGTTAATTGCAATCAGAATAGATGATCTGCAGTGATACTATTAGGCTTTACAAACTCTATCAGTTGTGTGATCTGCATTCTTAAACTAGTACcctgttttgaaaagcgttggtCTTACTGGAGCATGAAGAAGTTGCATTTGTAACTTTCCAAGACATTTTGCAAAAAGTCAAGTTTCTAATATTGATTCTCTGATGCCATGTCGTTCAATGTATTTCCATAACACTTTTGGTCCATTCTGTATTTCTTCAATGATAAATATTTAAGCTAATTTCCATCTCTTAAACTTCAATTGCTATTAGGTCGAGGTTGGAAGGCATCCAAACTGCGTCTGAAGTCTTGGAATGATCTCAACATGCTATGGTTCTTCTTAAGAGAAAAACATGTTGATGACTGAACGCCAGATCAATGATCCATGCACGGATTCTTTGCTTTCGTACTCATGAGCGCATTCCCAAAGTATGAACCTTTCTTTTAACCATTGGTTACAAAGTCAATGCtctcatattttttcttttttcttttttgagcaACGCTTTATTGTGCTCTCATTTTTTTAGCAATAATTAACAAGTGCcctattttgaatttttgttttcataGTAACTATACTCATACGGCGTTCAATTTGGATCATTCCGATAAACTGATTAGCTTGTATTCTTTGAAAACTACTGAGTTTATTTCCTTTAAGACAAACCAATCCAAACAATAACATTTGTAATTCTTGTCACTTTTGCTATTCTACATGATGATATCCAAACAACAAAATTCTCAATCACCGAAATTTAATTCATGGAATTATAATTCTTGTCATTTAAGGATGTCTATAGCATGATCCCTCGGCACAGATTAGTATCTGGACCTAGGAAGTTTTTGAGGAACTGTGTGgtctcgataaaaaaaaaaaaagtctatagAAACTAAAAAATTATTCATCCAAACATACccttaagaaaaataaatagttaTTAACATggattaatttcattttacccccctgaggtttgggggtgtcatcatttcaccccctctattctcaattttgaatttttaccccctgagcttttcaattttcctcaaccgtgtccaatgtCTCATTTTCCGTCTAAATTGAACGTTAACTCTGACTATCAGACCCACTTCAAgggctaaaatagtcatttcaagacaaaaaaaaaaaactcatttcttcttcttccttcgatCCTCTTCTTCTTGTCTCTCTCATCTCTGATGGGCAGCCCCAAAGACTCGATCTCCTCTGATTCAGGCTGTGACGTCAGCTCCTCCGTTCATCCCACCAGCGACTGCTTTCTCGTCTTCGGTGTGGATCCGTCCCTCTCCATCAAAAACAAAGTACTCTGGAGCTAAATCCTCAACATCCACCACCTGAAATCAACTCCAACCAAAATTCCAAACCAAACCCACCGCCCAAAATCCACAAAAACCTGCTTGAAACTCCTCAAACTGCAACACCAGAATTCAATCACTACACAATTCACCAACAAATCAAACTGCAACCACTTACCCAtgatttgagaagaagaagaagagctgtCGGACGAGAGGGGGGGGGTCAAGCTTTCGGCGCCGGCGGTGGAGCAAAAATGCAGCGGCAGAGGCTAAAAATCGAAGAGCTTGGCCTAAACCCATTTTTCTCACATACCCAATTGAAGAAATTGGAAGCCTTTGGTGTGACTCGGACAACTCGCTCTCTAGCTCGGCGGACCACTGGTTGGCCAGAACGAGTTGGGTGTTGAGGAAAAGGAGAGTCTTTGATGGGAATTGAGGAAAGAGAGGCGGTGAAGGTGGGAGGAGCGGTGGCTATGGGCTATGGCGATGGGGAGGGAATTAGAGATGGAGGAATGAGAGGCGGAGTTGATGACTTCATCGTCGTCCTCGTCAACGAAGTCGTCTAGGGAGGAAGAGGAGAGTCGTCTTAGTCGGGGGCCATGGTGGTGGTGAGGcggtgagaaagagagagaatagaggagatgagagagacaagaagaagaaatgagttttttaaaaaaaaaaaaaaaaattttgccttgaaatgactattttagcccTTGAAGTGGGTTTGATAACGTCCAATTTAGACGGAAAATGAGacattggacacggttgaggaaaattgaaaagctcaggggtaaaaatttaaaattgagaatAAATGATAACTATttatttaaagaaaaataaatagttaTTAACATTCATGACTTGTCATTTTAAACATAtgaattattatttattatgcaggaaaataattatataaaacaaaaataatttttctaatCCAAAGCAGTTATAATGAAACCCAAAAAGGGTGAAAGGAACAAGAACACATGATTATCATGGGCTCAGAGCAGTGGCAGTGGGCAGTGGGTGATGCTAACTTAAGCAACAAGCAGCTCAGAaaaacaatttcttttctttcccttCCTGGCAGAAAGGAACACAACCCAACCCAACGACCCAACCATTCCCCCTTCCCCTTACTTTTATTAATCTCTGTTGGAACTACTCAGGACAACCTTAACCTGTCCCATCATAGGCCCCCCCCACCCTAACCCCCCCCCCAAAATTACCTATATGCCCCTCTTTTTTCATaatgaaatcaaaatcaatGGTGAGGCAGTGGCCTTGAATCAAAGTCAAATGGGTGCAGATCGGTCAACCCAGCAACTCTTCCAGAGTTTCTGAAAGTGAACCCAGTCCAGTCACATATTCTTAAATTGGTTTTTGGTCATCTCACCCGCGGGTGAGGCTAGTTTATTCTCTGCTGCCCGATCTGCCCGAGCTGCCCGTCCTctgcagctagctagctagctagctcgcTCGCTCGCTCGCGCTTACCAAGTACCAAGTACACCTTTCCTTTTTGCCGTCTGGCTCTCTTtcgatttctctatctctctctctctctctctctctctctagtttctctctctagatCGAAAGGGCGGCTCGCAAGTTGGAGACCTTGGTGTTGGATCTGAGCTTGAATTGGATCGGCGGAAGGAAGACCCAGCCATCCGGTGTGtggaatttagggtttcgatttcgatttcggtggaGAAAATTCTGATGGGCGATCTAGGTTTTCGCGATTGATAAAGGGAACTGGAAGGGTGTGGATTGATGGTAATGGTTGGAATTGAAGGCGCGATCGGGATTGGGGAAAATGCAAGGCTATGCATGGTAGGGGAGGTGAGGAGAGGAAACGGAGTCGGCACATGTTGACAGTCCCTACGGCcgatggttcttcttcttcatcttccaaTTCGACTCATTCCTTTTTCAAGGTTTCGCTTCTTTTTACTCACttccctctcctctcctctccatTGTTGGGCTGTGGAATTTTTTATTCCGTGGCTGACTGGTTTGAATTTGAATATTGTGGCTTTGGTGTAGTTAATTTGAGGTTTTGTGAATTGCGGTTCGCCGCCTAAGCTAGAAATTTGATGTGTTATTAGACTTGAGGCTATAGAAATGGGATTAGCACTTGACTTGGTTTAATTTTAGGATGTTGATATGGAAGTTAGGAAATGGACTCAGTTTAGAGAGTCTGTATCATAGGGGCGGTATTCACGCTGGGTGAGAGCTGTGATGCTTGTTGAACTGTTTCGTTTTGGAAGAACTTTGAATCAGATGAGTTATTTATATGCATTTAAAGAGATTTTTTGTTTATATGGCAAGAATATTTGTTCAGTTGTTTAGGTATCGCTCTTGTTATTTTTTCTGGTGGATATGATGTTGTCCCGGATATTGGTTTTCATTGTGTTCTTTGCGTCTGCTTGATCTCTCAGCTGATCAGGTAGACTTCTGATGGACTCATCTACAGCTATAAGTTGTTGTAACAAATAGATTTATGGAAATTATAAGTGGTCAAGATTTCATTGCATTGGCTTTAACGCGGAGAACAGTTAATGATTATCCGAGTTTAAATTTTGTCATGACAGTTCTCTACTAATCTGCTCTCTCATGTTATGACAATTTTCTAGAAGATTGTCATTGACATGAGAACAGCTAAACTTGCCATTTTCTTTagtgttgttttctttttaagttTTGCATTTGACACTTTTAAGGACAATCCACATATTTAGACATGGTAGAGTACGCTGGATAGAGAAACCTGTTTCTTGTAAAGGAGCGATAGTTTTATGCCTGCAGATGATTGAGGACGCAGAAAATATGATTTTCTTGTTCAGAGGTTTAGTAAAACGAATGCAACCAGCGTCTCTCCTTAAGATAACCTCCTAATGTTATGATTTTAATTATGAACATGTGATGGATGGGAGTTTTCTTCTAACAAGAATGGTCTAGTTAATATTGAAGGCAACTACCCATCATAAGATAGCAGGGGGAGGTAATGAATATGAGAGGAAGGAAAACAGAGAGTAGAGAGGGAAAAACTACAAGTTAGTTTTCCATCTAATGGTAGAGAACTGATTTTTTCGAACTAACCAATAACCTCTGTTACAGCTGTCATTTAAATGGCAGCGGTTAGTAATATTCTTGTTGTGACCGTCTAGTTCTTGAGCTTCTGACACTTTGTGGTCTCCTCTTTAAAGATATTCTGATAGTGCCATAGCTTGCTTTCATTTATATTTTATAACAGGGTTTGCAATAGACTTGTTCTCAGTGCTTTGGGGTCAGGCCTACCTTTTTGAGTCCTACATCATCCTAGGTTGTAGCTAAAACATTGGAATTTTGAAATGTAGTTAATCATGAGAATGACTGCTCATAGGTTTCCATTTTGATGGCACAATGAAATTGATCATTATATGTTTCTAAGCTTCATTTCTTATGCACACCATTTGTGATGCATGCTGATTCTTATAGCTATTTAGTTGCCAGCATAATGATTCTCTGAAGTTCTCTATTTTTGTAGGACGGACGCAAGATCAGTGTTGGTGATTGTGCTCTGTTCAAACCTCCCCAGGATTCCCCACCTTTCATTGGAATAATTCGTTGGTTAATTACAGGCAAAGAGAACAAGTTAAGAGTAGGAGTGAATTGGCTTTATCGACCTTCTGAAGTAAAGCTTGGCAAAGGCGAACTGTTCGATGCTGAGCTGAACGAAATTTTCTATTCGTTCCACAAGGATGAGATTCCTGCCGCATCGTTACTTCATCCATGTAAAGTCGCGTTCCTTCCTAAAGGTGTTAAGCTTCCATCTGGGATTTCATCTTTTGTATGCCGGCGTGTTTTTGACATTACGAACAAGTGTTTATGGTGGCTAACTGATCAGGACTATATTAATGTGAGTTTTAGATCTTTGTATTTTCATTTTGGTTCTCATATACTTAAACATTCAGGGTAGTTGATATCATTTTTTTGACAGGAGCGACAAGAGGAAGTAGATAAATTGTTATATAAAACTCGAGTAGAAATGCAGGCAACAGTGCAGTCAGGTGGCCGATCTCCAAAACCAATGAACGGTCCATCTTCAGCATCACAGTTAAAAGCTGGATCAGATGGTGTCCAGAATAGTGCCTCATCCTTTTCTTCTCAAGTTAAGGGGAAAAAAAGGGAGCGGGGAGACCAGGGGTCTGAGCCTGTCAAACGAGAACGCATTACAAGAATAGATGATGGGGATTCTGGTCACTGTAAACAGGAAAGCACTTTAAAGTCAGAAATTGCAAAAATAACTGAAAGAGGAGGTCTTGTAGACTCTGAAGGGGTTGAAAAATTGGTTCAGCTCATGGGGCCTGATAGAAATGAGAAAAAAATAGATGTGGCTGGCCGGTCTATGCTTGCTAGTGTTTTAGCAGCCACAGATAAATTTGATTGCCTTAGTCGATTTGTGCAGCTCAGGGGTTTGCCTGTATTCGATGAGTGGCTCCAAGAGGTCCACAAAGGGAAGATAGGTGATGGCAGTGCATCCAAAGATAGTGACAAATGTGTTGAGGAGTTTCTCTTGGTTTTACTTCGTGCCCTGGATAAGCTGCCAGTAAATCTTAATGCTCTACAAATGTGTAACATTGGAAAGTCCGTCAATCACTTGCGGACACATAAGAACTTGGAAATCCAGAAGAAAGCAAGAAGTTTAGTTGATACATGGAAGAAACGTGTTGAAGCTGAAATGAAGATCAATGAGGCAAAGTCTGGTTTAAATCAGGCTGTCCCCTGGTCTGCTAGACCAAGGTTACCTGAAGTTTCTCATGGTGGAAACAGGCATTCAGGTCTATCCACTGATGTTGCTATCAAGAGCTCAGTTACACAGCTTTCTGTATCGAACAAATCTTCAGTTAAGCTTGTCCAAGGAGATAATATTACCAAATCTGCTTCTGCATCTCCAGTTTCTTTGAAATCGGTGCCGTCACCTGTTTCAGCAGGTTCTAACTTAAAAGATGGACAATCCCGGATTGTTCCTGTTGGTGTCACAGTTGATCTTCCTATGACAACTACAAGGGATGAGAAAAGCAGCAGTTCTAGTCAGTCTCACAACAATAGCCAGTCATGTTCAAATGATCATGCTAGAAATGGAGGTGTTTCTGGTAAAGAGGATGCAAGGAGCTCGACTGCTGGTTCTATGAATAAGACATCAGGTGGTTCTTCACGGCCTAGGAAATCAATAAATGGCTTCCCAGGTTCTACTCCCTCCGGAGCTCAAAGAGAAACTGTATCGAGCAGAAGTTCATCATTGCACAAGAATCCAGCTTCAGAAAAATCATTACAGCCTGGAATAAGTGAGAAGGTAGTTGATGATAATAAATTAATTGTCAAGATTCCGAATCGAGGTCGCAGTCCAGCACAAAGTGGAAGCGGAGGTTCTTTTGAAGATCTTTCAAATATGAACAGCAGAGCTTCTTCTCCTATGCATTCTGAAAAGCATGATCAACTTGATTGTACCTTAAAGGAAAAGGTTGATGTTTATCGAGCCACTGGTACCTCAGATGTTAACACAGAGTCCTGGCAAAGCAACGATTTTAAAGACATATTGACTGGATCTGATGAGGGGGATGGGTCACCTGCTGCTGTTACTAATGAAGAGCGCGACCCTAAGAAAACTGCAGAAGTCCCAAAAGCTGCTTCCTCATCATCAGGGAATGAACAGAAACCAGGTAACGCTCAGGAGGCTTCTTTCAGCTCTATGCATGCCTTGGTTGAAAGCTGTGTGAAGTATGCTGAAGGTAATGCTTCTGTTGGAGATGATCTTGGTATGAATCTGCTTGCTAGTGTGGCCGCTGATGAGATGTCTAAATCAGAATCTCCAACTGATTCTCCACAGAGGAGCACCCCAGTATCTGAGCATCTTTGCAAAGGCAATGATTCCAGAGTCAAATCACCTCTTCTTGAGGACCTTGCTCGAGATGAAAGCCAGTCTAATGTCGGTGCTGATGATGAATATCAGAAGCATGGTATTGTCTCTGCTACTTTTGGGACTAAGGATGGGGGTGGTAAGGGCCCCTtcccagagaacaaagaaaaaccaattgaagtTGCTTTAGCTCCTGCTGTGACTCCCTGCCCTGCTATTGCAGTTGAGGAAACTATGGATAGTGAAGGAACCAAACCACctgaagagaaaaaggtggtGGGTGGAGTCGATGAAACTCCAGATATTAAACAAGGTCTAACTGGTCATTTATCAAATGAAACTAAGGCTAATGATGCAATTTCAAGGGCAGTAGATGGGAAAGAAGCCACTGAAGAATCATCTTTGCACCCACCGTTGGAAGTTGATGGTAAACTGTCTACCATACAGATGCATTCTGAGTCAGTAAAAGGAACAAGTGAAGGTGTGATGCTTTCTTCAGAAAAAGTCAGTGCACCAAAGGCTGATAATACAGATGAAATGGAGGATAGGAGTTGCTCTAATCAGACAGAAAGACAGAGACCAGAAAGTAATGATCCTATCTTGCCTAAAAAAGAAAGTGATAATTCTTTAATTCCTGAGAATCGAGCTGCAGGGGGCTCTAGTTCTGCCGTTACTGACCACAACAGTGAGCACATGGAGGGAATTTTGGAAAGTAAAGTGGCTAATGGTCAACTTAGCGAACCAGTTGTTTTGAAGGTGAAACCTGATCTTCCAATGCAAGAAGTAGAACATGTGAGGTCCAAGAAGTCTAAAGTTACTGGCATGGATGCAAAAGTGGAAGCCGAAGAAGCCGGGGAATGCACATCTACAACTGCAGATACTCCTATGTCCGCTGTGGGAGTATCAGACATGGATGCAAAAGTGGAGTTTGATTTGAATGAAGGCTTTAATGCAGATGATGGGAAATTTGGGGAGCCAAATAACTTGACAGCACCTGGATGTTCAAC encodes the following:
- the LOC133742689 gene encoding uncharacterized protein LOC133742689; protein product: MHGRGGEERKRSRHMLTVPTADGSSSSSSNSTHSFFKDGRKISVGDCALFKPPQDSPPFIGIIRWLITGKENKLRVGVNWLYRPSEVKLGKGELFDAELNEIFYSFHKDEIPAASLLHPCKVAFLPKGVKLPSGISSFVCRRVFDITNKCLWWLTDQDYINERQEEVDKLLYKTRVEMQATVQSGGRSPKPMNGPSSASQLKAGSDGVQNSASSFSSQVKGKKRERGDQGSEPVKRERITRIDDGDSGHCKQESTLKSEIAKITERGGLVDSEGVEKLVQLMGPDRNEKKIDVAGRSMLASVLAATDKFDCLSRFVQLRGLPVFDEWLQEVHKGKIGDGSASKDSDKCVEEFLLVLLRALDKLPVNLNALQMCNIGKSVNHLRTHKNLEIQKKARSLVDTWKKRVEAEMKINEAKSGLNQAVPWSARPRLPEVSHGGNRHSGLSTDVAIKSSVTQLSVSNKSSVKLVQGDNITKSASASPVSLKSVPSPVSAGSNLKDGQSRIVPVGVTVDLPMTTTRDEKSSSSSQSHNNSQSCSNDHARNGGVSGKEDARSSTAGSMNKTSGGSSRPRKSINGFPGSTPSGAQRETVSSRSSSLHKNPASEKSLQPGISEKVVDDNKLIVKIPNRGRSPAQSGSGGSFEDLSNMNSRASSPMHSEKHDQLDCTLKEKVDVYRATGTSDVNTESWQSNDFKDILTGSDEGDGSPAAVTNEERDPKKTAEVPKAASSSSGNEQKPGNAQEASFSSMHALVESCVKYAEGNASVGDDLGMNLLASVAADEMSKSESPTDSPQRSTPVSEHLCKGNDSRVKSPLLEDLARDESQSNVGADDEYQKHGIVSATFGTKDGGGKGPFPENKEKPIEVALAPAVTPCPAIAVEETMDSEGTKPPEEKKVVGGVDETPDIKQGLTGHLSNETKANDAISRAVDGKEATEESSLHPPLEVDGKLSTIQMHSESVKGTSEGVMLSSEKVSAPKADNTDEMEDRSCSNQTERQRPESNDPILPKKESDNSLIPENRAAGGSSSAVTDHNSEHMEGILESKVANGQLSEPVVLKVKPDLPMQEVEHVRSKKSKVTGMDAKVEAEEAGECTSTTADTPMSAVGVSDMDAKVEFDLNEGFNADDGKFGEPNNLTAPGCSTALRLISPLPFSVSSLSSGLPASVTVPSAAKGPCVPPDDLLKGKQEDGWKGTAATSAFRPAEPRKVSELPLGATNIAIPDPTAGKQGRPALDIDLNVPDERVLEDMASQEIFSLSAPTSNNDFARDQSMSMAPVRSSGGLDLDLNQVDEASEIGSYSLSNIRRMNNPILSTKASGGPPNGEVSHRRDFDLNNGPAFDDVSAEPAVFSQHTRSSMPSQPPNSGFRMSNTEVGNFSSWFSPANTYSAVTIPSIMPDRGEQPFPIVATGGPQRTGPPTGSNPFTPDVYRGSVVSSSPAVPYPSTSFQYPVFPFGNSFPLPSATFAGGSTTYLDSSAGRLCIPAVRSQLLGPGSMIPSNYPRPYVVNVSDGSNNSSAENSRKWGRQGLDLNAGPGGPDLEGRDVTSPLAPWQFSVASSQALAEEQARMFQMSGGTFKRKEPEGGWDGYKQPWK
- the LOC133745701 gene encoding uncharacterized protein LOC133745701, whose translation is MMMVARYFRRTLFAAAKSESSGAASMARTTAHNPLEEFFEADRKADEEKPVVYGRSWKAQELRLKSWDDLNKLWFVLLKEKNMLMTQRQMLHAQNLRFPNPERLPKVRKSMCRIKHVLTERAIEEPDSRRSAEMKRMINAL